In Octopus bimaculoides isolate UCB-OBI-ISO-001 chromosome 14, ASM119413v2, whole genome shotgun sequence, the following are encoded in one genomic region:
- the LOC106872614 gene encoding protocadherin beta-15 produces MLVSIYILISYIYCLFHVCLCVDIIYYVEEEKHSGSFIGDIATDSHMFDEMTSENTDLSFSELKRKISMKSQLFNVTKNGKLYTAQVLDAESLCTDYTECFRIIKVAIRKAKTFMKILKVKVIIEDINDNRPEFPDKEISLQFSEGDAVGMTKSIPNAIDKDVSLLNSQITYKLRNEIRNENIFSLFVSRRADGISTLGIVLEKRLDREAKDNYRIQIVATDKGSKPKQSILNVRISVKDENDNRPIFSPNIYNITIKHTHKLKTPVIILSAVDLDINNNARVTYHFSPKTSDIAKNYFLLNSRTGEVVLIQSPKLNDKLPYKLYIEAKDGGSPPLTSIATVLVNVINQHNNPPSIDIDYVSAINDNTATISEDIKVGSFIAYVMVTDNDVGQNGEVSCDIKDNKFKLQSMGPKEFKVVMKSQVDREIRDNFNVTIICHDKGFPSLKAEKTFSIHVTDINDVRPQFTKETFQFLTYENEEGNFPIGFVNATDPDLGPGGLLTYTLIPNNNNFNLPFHITDYGFISTSETLDREQQNIYKFQVLVKDNGKIALNNTANVVVEVLDENDNAPYFTFPSVDPFNLDVHYHPQSKSDITVLRASDRDSGNNAFLKYEILSGNNKLLFTVNHYTGLLAFSRPVYQNDVGTYNLVFAIKDSGSPVLSATTTISLTLTVSNSTSTMFVSVPLQSDNMINLTWVIIIVVAAVVVSVAVVIAITLCIIRFNNNRNVLMRQGEAQPYQSRTEMRQLIYQTNSNPILMARNTQQLLNRNSLSLESTNQFYPEIKSLTDWKNSALLYNRPITVTSYGEPTEQNAMTVASYLSDTLSTRGGGGGGGGGGGECELTWKESQYESTRGGGGGGVGGGENELAWKESQYEEIPALENIEYSLSPKLDRKQCPDVNTKFL; encoded by the exons ATGttggtttctatatatatactgatatcatatatatactgtttattccatgtatgcctgtgtgtggaTATTATTTATTACGTGGAAGAAGAGAAACATTCAGGAAGTTTCATTGGAGATATTGCAACAGATTCGCACATGTTCGATGAAATGACATCAGAAAATACAGATCTAAGTTTTAGTGAACTGAAGCGGAAAATATCAATGAAGAGTCAATTATTTAATGTGACCAAGAATGGTAAACTGTACACAGCCCAGGTTCTGGATGCTGAATCCCTTTGTACGGACTATACAGAATGTTTTAGAATTATTAAAGTTGCCATCCGCAAAGCCAAAACCTTTATGAAGATCCTCAAAGTGAAAGTGATTATAGAGGATATCAATGACAATCGACCAGAGTTTCCTGATAAAGAGATCTCACTTCAATTTTCTGAAGGTGATGCTGTAGGAATGACAAAATCTATTCCGAATGCCATCGACAAAGATGTCAGCCTCCTCAATTCTCAAATTACttacaaattaagaaatgagattaggaatgaaaatatattttctctgtttgTGTCTCGAAGAGCTGATGGAATCTCTACTCTTGGAATAGTCTTAGAGAAAAGACTTGACCGAGAAGCAAAAGATAATTATAGAATTCAAATTGTTGCAACTGACAAAGGCTCCAAACCAAAGCAAAGTATTTTGAATGTTAGAATTTCTGTAAAAGATGAAAATGACAACAGACCAATTTTTTCCCCAAACatatacaatattacaataaaacacactcacaaattaaAAACACCTGTgattattttgtctgctgttgatttggacataaataataatgctagAGTTACTTATCACTTCAGTCCCAAAACATCAGACATTGCCAAAAACTACTTTTTATTAAATTCAAGAACTGGAGAGGTTGTTTTAATACAGAGTCcaaaattaaatgataaattgccttataaattatatattgaagCCAAAGATGGAGGTAGTCCTCCACTTACTTCTATAGCTACAGTTCTAGTGAATGTTATCAATCAACACAATAATCCTCCATCTATTGATATTGATTATGTTTCTGCAATCAATGACAACACAGCTACCATTTCTGAAGACATCAAAGTCGGTAGTTTCATTGCTTATGTGATGGTCACTGACAACGATGTGGGACAAAATGGAGAGGTCAGCTGTGATATCAAAGACAATAAATTTAAACTACAATCCATGGGGCCAAAAGAATTTAAAGTTGTTATGAAAAGTCAAGTTGACAGGGAAATCCGAGACAACTTCAATGTAACCATCATTTGTCACGATAAAGGTTTTCCCTCCCTTAAAGCAGAAAAAACCTTCTCTATCCATGTTACGGACATCAACGATGTACGACCACAGTTTACCAAAGAAACTTTCCAGTTTCTCACATATGAAAACGAGGAGGGAAATTTCCCAATCGGTTTCGTCAATGCTACAGACCCAGATCTAGGCCCAGGTGGTCTCTTAACTTACACACTTATTcctaacaacaataattttaactTACCGTTCCACATCACTGACTATGGTTTTATTTCAACATCTGAAACGTTAGACAgagaacaacaaaatatttacaaatttcaaGTTTTGGTTAAAGATAATGGGAAAATTGCTTTAAATAACACAGCCAATGTTGTTGTGGAAGTTTtagatgaaaatgacaatgctcCATATTTTACATTTCCTAGTGTCGACCCATTTAATCTTGATGTCCACTACCATCCCCAGAGTAAGAGTGACATCACTGTACTAAGGGCCTCTGACAGAGACAGCGGCAATAATGCCTTTCTTAAGTATGAAATACTAAGTGGCAATAATAAACTCTTGTTTACAGTCAATCACTACACAGGGTTGTTAGCTTTCTCACGGCCAGTTTACCAGAATGATGTAGGAACTTATAATTTAGTGTTTGCTATCAAAGACAGTGGCAGTCCGGTTTTGTCTGCTACCACAACTATCTCGCTAACTCTGACTGTTAGTAACAGCACATCAACTATGTTTGTATCGGTCCCTTTACAATCAGATAACATGATAAATCTTACCTGGGTTATAATTATAGTCGTGGCAGCTGTGGTGGTGTCTGTAGCGGTTGTCATTGCAATTACTTTGTGCATAATaaggtttaataataatagaaatgtatTAATGAGACAAGGGGAGGCACAGCCCTACCAATCAAGGACAGAAATGAGACAATTAATTTACCAAACAAATAGCAATCCTATTCTTATGGCGAGGAACACACAACAACTTCTAAACAGAAATTCACTATCTCTTGAATCAACAAACCAGTTTTATCCAGAAATTAAATCCCTCACAGACTGGAAGAATTCAGCTTTG TTATACAACCGGCCGATAACTGTGACATCATATGGTGAACCAACAGAACAGAATGCAATGACTGTTGCCAGTTATCTCAGTGACACATTATCAACACGAGGAGGCggcggaggaggaggtggaggaggaggggaatgTGAACTGACATGGAAGGAGAGTCAGTATGAATCAAcacgaggaggaggaggcggtggagtaggaggaggagagaatGAACTGGCATGGAAGGAGAGTCAGTATGAAGAGATTCCAG ccctGGAAAACATTGAATACAGTTTATCCCCAAAGCTCGACAGAAAACAGTGCCCAGATGTAAACACTAAATTCTTATAG